Proteins co-encoded in one Vibrio tasmaniensis genomic window:
- the traU gene encoding conjugal transfer pilus assembly protein TraU, whose protein sequence is MTQRYFRILLCCLLVFIAPSTLAASAACKSRFINLITDICWDCLFPMTIGSATAMPSKYPDTNNPTMPISYCPKPPPVFVQVGVNIGYWEPYALTDITRVPYCMVNMGVEMSGANSQRIGGRVTARESDSSDGGFYHGHWYKYPVIYWLQLMQSTACMATDVFDVAYMTEIDPLWDDDELSLILNPEALLFGNLAAQLACVPEAMLTSANVALPIDALFWCLGSQGSTYPLTGTTNYRDTPIQAATLLMEKLNYKLHRQGIIWETRGEDGAICYQYPDPILPKSRYRYQMSAPIPDAAWCHPYTTTTTLWEAGHDNPVTGDNFGFVQWRKRNCVFL, encoded by the coding sequence ATGACGCAACGATACTTCCGTATACTGCTGTGCTGCCTATTGGTTTTTATTGCGCCATCCACCCTAGCCGCCAGCGCAGCCTGTAAAAGCCGTTTTATTAACCTCATCACCGATATTTGTTGGGATTGCTTGTTCCCAATGACCATAGGCTCAGCCACGGCCATGCCGTCCAAATATCCAGACACCAACAACCCCACAATGCCTATCTCTTATTGCCCTAAACCCCCACCCGTCTTCGTGCAAGTTGGGGTCAATATCGGCTATTGGGAGCCTTATGCCTTAACCGATATCACGCGCGTCCCTTATTGCATGGTGAACATGGGCGTAGAAATGTCAGGCGCTAACAGTCAGCGTATCGGCGGGCGCGTTACCGCCAGAGAAAGTGACAGCAGTGACGGCGGTTTTTATCATGGTCATTGGTATAAGTACCCGGTCATTTATTGGTTGCAACTGATGCAATCCACCGCTTGCATGGCCACCGATGTGTTTGATGTGGCCTACATGACAGAGATTGACCCACTTTGGGACGACGATGAATTATCACTCATTCTCAACCCTGAGGCGTTATTGTTTGGTAATCTAGCCGCGCAGCTGGCTTGTGTGCCCGAAGCCATGTTGACCTCTGCGAACGTTGCCTTGCCTATTGATGCACTATTTTGGTGTTTAGGCTCGCAGGGTAGTACTTATCCACTGACCGGCACCACCAACTATCGAGACACGCCCATTCAAGCGGCAACACTCTTAATGGAAAAACTAAACTACAAACTGCATCGGCAGGGGATAATCTGGGAGACACGCGGTGAAGACGGTGCGATTTGTTATCAATATCCGGACCCTATCTTGCCAAAATCTCGTTATCGGTATCAAATGTCGGCGCCTATTCCCGATGCGGCCTGGTGTCACCCATACACCACGACCACGACACTCTGGGAAGCAGGCCATGACAATCCGGTGACAGGGGATAATTTTGGTTTTGTACAATGGAGAAAACGCAATTGTGTATTTTTATAA